One Vitis riparia cultivar Riparia Gloire de Montpellier isolate 1030 chromosome 4, EGFV_Vit.rip_1.0, whole genome shotgun sequence genomic window carries:
- the LOC117912521 gene encoding photosystem I reaction center subunit N, chloroplastic, with amino-acid sequence MASVNSSVLACNYAISGAGAPELNSKLVSMPSAASPAVAGLKLPAIRAQQARVSDSKNSGAGEGRRAALVYLAATLFTTAAATSSANAGVIDDYLEKSKANKELNDKKRLATSGANFARAYTVQFGTCKFPENFTGCQDLAKKKKVPFLSEDLELECEGRDKYKCGSNVFWKW; translated from the exons ATGGCATCAGTCAACTCCAGTGTTCTAGCATGTAACTATGCCATCTCCGGTGCTGGAGCTCCGGAGCTTAACTCCAAGCTTGTTTCAATGCCATCTGCTGCATCCCCAGCTGTGGCTGGTCTCAAACTGCCTGCGATCAGGGCCCAACAGGCCAGAGTTTCTGATTCCAAAAATTCGGGTGCTGGCGAGGGGAGAAGAGCTGCCCTTGTGTACTTGGCTGCCACCCTTTTCACCACTGCTGCTGCCACCTCTTCTGCCAATGCTGGGGTGATTGACGACTACCTGGAAAAGAGCAAAGCGAACAAG GAGTTGAACGACAAGAAAAGGTTGGCTACAAGCGGAGCAAACTTCGCCAGAGCATACACTGTTCAATTTGGAACCTGCAAGTTCCCTGAGAACTTCACTGGCTGCCAGGATCTCGCCAAGAAAAAA AAAGTGCCTTTCCTTTCTGAAGATCTAGAGTTGGAGTGTGAAGGAAGGGACAAGTACAAGTGCGGTTCCAATGTTTTCTGGAAATGGTGA
- the LOC117912520 gene encoding probable polygalacturonase yields MYLKCKMDSEKAWFGAAMGGFTRPSWAFLPLVFIVLVVSCFQIGTKTVFPRWVVLGGGETGISEETPSCFGFFREVPPRKVVMSIRDFGGVGDGVTSNTETFRRAIRYMQSFGNKGGSQLNVPRGRWVTGSFNLTSNFTLFLEEGAVILGSQDLEDWPIIEPLPSYGRGRERLGGRHISLIHGDALTNVVITGQNGTIDGQGKMWWELWWNRTLEHTRGHLLEIKNSQNILISNLTFTNSPFWTIHPVYCSNVVIKDMTILAPLNAPNTDGIDPDSSTNVCIEDCYIESGDDLVAVKSGWDQYGIAMARPSSNIIVRRLSGTTPTCSGVGIGSEMSGGISNVTMEDLHIWDSAAGVRIKTDKGRGGYVVNITINNIRMERVKVPIRFSRGSNDHPDDGWDPKAVPKIKGIFISNVLSLNSTKAPLLEGIEGAPYEGICMKNVTLLGLAPAAKWHCEFVSGFTDVVFPVSCPQMQSNVSSSWCLDHLGNLQIDSS; encoded by the exons ATGTATCTAAAGTGTAAAATGGATTCAGAGAAAGCATGGTTTGGTGCAGCAATGGGTGGTTTTACCAGGCCTTCATGGGCATTTCTGCCACTTGTATTTATAGTTCTAGTCGTTTCCTGTTTCCAAATCGGCACCAAAACTGTTTTCCCGAGATGGGTCGTGTTGGGCGGCGGAGAAACCGGAATATCGGAAGAAACACCCAGCTGTTTCGGGTTTTTCCGGGAGGTGCCGCCGAGGAAGGTGGTGATGTCGATAAGAGATTTCGGTGGGGTGGGCGACGGCGTGACGTCCAATACCGAAACGTTTCGGAGGGCTATACGGTACATGCAAAGTTTCGGAAACAAAGGTGGGTCCCAGCTTAACGTTCCAAGAGGAAGATGGGTTACGGGAAGCTTCAATCTCACCAGCAATTTCACCCTTTTTCTGGAAGAGGGTGCCGTGATTCTGGGTTCCCAG gatttgGAGGACTGGCCAATCATAGAGCCTTTGCCTTCATatggaagaggaagagagagattAGGTGGAAGACATATTAGTCTTATCCATGGAGATGCTCTCACCAATGTTGTCATTACTG GACAGAATGGAACAATTGATGGTCAAGGAAAGATGTGGTGGGAGCTGTGGTGGAACAGGACATTGGAGCACACCCGAGGCCACCTGCTTGAAATTAAGAACTCTCAGAACATTCTCATCTCAAACCTCACCTTCACAAACTCTCCTTTCTGGACTATCCATCCTGTTTACTGCAG CAATGTTGTTATCAAAGACATGACAATCTTGGCTCCTCTTAATGCCCCAAACACCGATGGTATTGATCCAG ACTCAAGTACCAATGTCTGCATTGAAGACTGTTATATTGAGAGCGGGGATGATCTTGTAGCAGTGAAAAGTGGGTGGGATCAGTACGGCATCGCCATGGCTCGTCCAAGCTCAAACATCATAGTGAGGAGACTTTCAGGGACTACTCCAACGTGTTCTGGGGTTGGAATAGGCAGTGAGATGTCAGGTGGAATTTCAAATGTCACCATGGAGGATTTGCATATTTGGGATTCTGCAGCTGGGGTACGAATAAAGACTGATAAGGGGAGAGGAGGATATGTGGTAAATATTACCATAAATAACATAAGAATGGAGAGAGTTAAGGTACCTATAAGGTTCAGTAGAGGCTCCAATGACCACCCTGATGACGGATGGGACCCAAAAGCTGTCCCAAAAATAAAGGGTATTTTTATAAGTAATGTGCTCAGTTTGAATTCAACGAAAGCCCCACTCTTGGAGGGTATTGAGGGTGCACCTTATGAAGGGATATGCATGAAAAATGTTACTCTACTTGGTCTTGCTCCAGCAGCAAAGTGGCACTGTGAATTTGTCTCAGGTTTTACAGATGTGGTCTTTCCAGTGTCATGTCCCCAGATGCAGAGCAATGTTTCTTCATCATGGTGTTTAGACCACCTTGGAAATTTACAAATTGATAGCAGTTAA
- the LOC117913355 gene encoding uncharacterized protein LOC117913355 has product MDVEQEELQFLGFFGIIKESVKIIYSWRKIFSQITLALILPLTFIFLAHIEVSDFLFFKILRNEDRLDRTRAGTPKYEKLSDVISSEWIVFWLLKVAYFTFLLIFSLLCTSAVVYAVACVYSAKQITFKRVLSVVPKVWKRLMVTFIWNFVIVFCYNVVAAVVLFMWAILIGNNVFGLVILPLLLIIYVMGFVYISVIWHLASVISVLEDSYGIQAMVKSKALIKGKTGVAVAIFLILNICYFIIQLAFENLVVLGYPLSTPNRILLAIIFFLFLFKLILFGLVIQTVIYFVCKSYHHENIDKSSLSDHLEVYLGEYVPLKSKDVQLEQFDV; this is encoded by the coding sequence ATGGATGTTGAACAGGAGGAGCTCCAATTTCTTGGCTTCTTTGGCATCATCAAAGAGTCTGTCAAGATCATATACTCATGGAGGAAAATCTTCAGCCAAATCACTCTAGCTCTCATCCTCCCTCTCACCTTCATATTCCTCGCTCATATTGAAGTCTCTGATTTCCTCTTTTTCAAGATCCTCAGGAATGAGGACAGGCTGGATCGAACCCGGGCTGGAACCCCCAAATATGAGAAGCTCTCCGATGTTATTTCCTCCGAGTGGATAGTCTTTTGGCTTTTGAAGGTCGCATATTTCACCTTCCTCCTCATCTTCTCCCTCCTCTGCACATCCGCAGTTGTGTATGCGGTTGCCTGCGTGTACAGCGCCAAGCAAATAACCTTCAAGAGGGTCCTGAGCGTAGTCCCAAAGGTGTGGAAGAGACTCATGGTCACCTTCATATGGAACTTCGTCATTGTTTTCTGCTACAACGTTGTCGCCGCGGTAGTTTTGTTCATGTGGGCTATCCTGATAGGAAACAACGTCTTTGGACTCGTGATCCTCCCCCTTCTCTTGATCATATACGTCATGGGGTTTGTGTATATAAGCGTAATCTGGCATTTGGCGAGCGTTATATCGGTGTTGGAAGACAGCTATGGGATCCAAGCCATGGTGAAGAGCAAGGCCTTGATAAAGGGCAAGACGGGAGTTGCAGTTGCAATTTTCCTCATCCTCAACATCTGTTATTTCATAATTCAGCTGGCTTTTGAGAACCTGGTTGTGTTGGGGTACCCATTGAGCACCCCGAATAGAATTCTGCTTGCAatcatcttcttcctctttctgTTCAAGTTGATTCTCTTTGGCCTCGTCATCCAAACTGTGATCTACTTCGTCTGCAAATCCTACCACCATGAAAACATCGACAAATCTTCTTTATCAGATCATCTCGAGGTTTATCTAGGCGAATACGTGCCTCTAAAGTCCAAGGATGTCCAACTGGAGCAGTTCGACGTTTGA
- the LOC117912069 gene encoding uncharacterized protein LOC117912069 — MGACKVPPISCFLLPTPPNCKTPIPIRQKLNPSSPNRRGLLISTSSLSVLLLPPPTSSSALPTFDPVSPNERDASADVSQRVSEAVSLLEKGRELQAQGDFERALQYFTQVVNNYKDFAFSDYARVGRALALYEVGDRQEAIAEMEDVSISLKGYPEVHAALAAALYADKHAPLLAENQFTIATLLDPHYTDIAYVRETKHWPPSLISSLQHFITLS, encoded by the exons atgggtgCCTGTAAGGTTCCACCCATATCCTGTTTCCTCCTGCCCACACCCCCAAACTGCAAAACCCCAATCCCAATCCGTCAAAAATTAAACCCCAGTTCTCCAAACAGACGGGGTTTGTTGATTTCCACCTCCAGTCTTtctgttcttcttcttccccctCCCACTTCCTCCTCTGCTCTTCCCACCTTCGACCCCGTCTCTCCAAATGAAAGAGACGCAAGCGCTGACGTCTCTCAGAGAGTCTCCGAAGCCGTCAGTTTGTTGGAGAAAGGTAGAGAGTTGCAAGCTCAGGGCGACTTCGAACGGGCTCTTCAGTACTTCACTCAG GTAGTTAACAACTATAAAGACTTTGCTTTCTCAGACTATGCAAGAGTAGGGAGGGCATTGGCCTTATATGAGGTTGGTGACAGACAAGAAGCTATAGCAGAGATGGAAGATGTTTCCATATCTCTAAAGGGATATCCAG AAGTGCATGCAGCTCTAGCAGCAGCTTTATATGCAGACAAGCATGCTCCACTCCTTGCTGAAAACCAGTTCACAATTGCTACTCTACTTGATCCTCACTATACAGACATTGCCTATGTAAGAGAAACAAAGCATTGGCCTCCAAGCTTAATTAGTTCATTGCAACACTTCATCACACTCTCATAG